From Candidatus Rhabdochlamydia sp. T3358, a single genomic window includes:
- the rpsA gene encoding 30S ribosomal protein S1, which translates to MSNKELNDWNVSNIIDDVEFQEEEAKQFKNLLNKKEEIAGKGSVALMNTGQILTGQIVEITKDFVIIDVGLKSEGLVPINEFSDNEELDENSLIEVYLDQAEGEDGQIVLSREKARRQRQWEYIVHHCKEGSIVKGKVIRKVKGGLMVDIGMEAFLPGSQIDNKRIKNLDEFLGQTYDFKILKINTERKNIVVSRREILEEERISRKAELLENIHEREICKGCVKNITDFGVFLDLDGIDGLLHITDMTWKRIKHPSEMVSLGQELEVIILHVDKEKGRVALGMKQKETNPWEEIEKKYPSGTRVKGKIVNLVPYGAFIEIEPGIEGLIHVSEMSWVKNVTDPSEVVNKGDEVEAIVLSVQKEEGKISLGLKQTEKNPWDDVEKKYPCDCCVNAEIRNLTNYGAFVELEPGVDGLIHISDLSWIKKVSHPSEVLKKGDRVDAVILSVDKESKKITLGLKQLSSNPWESIEKTMPIGSLVQGIVTKITAFGAFIELPNGIEALVHVTELSDQPFGKVEEVVNKGEEITAKVIKLDPEHKKIGLSIKEYLIDKNKFNRDDIVVGGCKAHSHDKKRIKTSLEEALENAIDEDKEHDKKRKKISSKETNNSPEE; encoded by the coding sequence ATGTCTAACAAAGAATTAAACGACTGGAATGTAAGTAACATCATCGATGATGTTGAGTTTCAAGAGGAAGAAGCCAAACAATTCAAAAATTTACTCAATAAAAAAGAGGAAATTGCCGGGAAAGGTTCCGTCGCGTTAATGAATACCGGTCAAATTTTGACGGGTCAAATTGTAGAAATTACAAAAGACTTTGTAATCATAGATGTGGGGTTAAAATCTGAAGGACTTGTTCCAATTAACGAATTCTCTGACAATGAAGAACTCGATGAAAACAGCTTAATTGAAGTATATCTTGACCAGGCAGAAGGAGAAGATGGCCAAATCGTGCTTTCTCGAGAAAAAGCTCGTCGCCAAAGGCAGTGGGAGTATATTGTACATCATTGTAAAGAAGGCTCTATTGTCAAAGGGAAGGTTATTCGCAAGGTAAAAGGCGGCCTCATGGTGGATATTGGTATGGAAGCCTTTCTACCAGGTTCTCAAATTGATAATAAACGCATCAAAAATCTCGATGAGTTTCTTGGGCAAACCTACGACTTTAAAATCTTAAAGATCAATACAGAGCGTAAAAATATTGTTGTATCCCGTCGTGAAATTTTAGAAGAAGAGCGTATCTCACGTAAAGCAGAGCTCTTAGAAAACATTCATGAACGAGAAATCTGCAAGGGTTGCGTGAAAAACATTACCGATTTCGGGGTTTTCTTAGACCTTGATGGGATCGATGGCTTACTGCACATCACAGACATGACCTGGAAGAGAATTAAACACCCGTCCGAGATGGTCTCTTTAGGACAAGAGTTAGAAGTAATCATTCTGCATGTCGATAAAGAAAAGGGCCGCGTTGCTTTAGGAATGAAGCAGAAAGAAACTAATCCTTGGGAAGAAATTGAAAAAAAATATCCTTCAGGCACACGTGTAAAAGGTAAAATTGTTAACCTTGTTCCTTATGGGGCTTTTATTGAAATTGAACCAGGCATTGAAGGGCTCATTCACGTGTCAGAGATGTCTTGGGTAAAAAATGTAACAGACCCTAGCGAAGTTGTGAATAAAGGAGATGAAGTAGAGGCTATTGTTCTCTCTGTTCAAAAAGAAGAAGGGAAGATTTCCCTTGGACTTAAACAAACAGAGAAAAATCCATGGGACGATGTAGAAAAAAAATACCCTTGTGATTGCTGCGTGAATGCAGAAATTCGCAACTTGACCAACTATGGCGCTTTCGTAGAGCTAGAGCCAGGCGTAGATGGGTTAATTCATATTTCTGATTTGAGCTGGATTAAAAAAGTGTCACATCCTTCAGAAGTGCTTAAGAAAGGAGATAGAGTAGACGCTGTGATTTTATCCGTAGACAAAGAAAGTAAAAAAATTACTCTTGGCCTAAAGCAGCTAAGCAGTAATCCTTGGGAGAGCATTGAAAAAACTATGCCTATTGGATCTTTAGTTCAAGGGATTGTCACAAAAATTACAGCTTTTGGGGCTTTTATAGAGCTTCCCAATGGAATTGAAGCTCTGGTACATGTGACAGAACTCTCCGATCAACCATTTGGAAAAGTAGAGGAAGTGGTTAATAAAGGAGAAGAAATTACAGCTAAAGTAATCAAGCTTGACCCTGAACATAAAAAAATTGGCTTATCTATTAAAGAGTACTTAATTGATAAAAATAAATTTAATAGAGATGATATTGTCGTAGGAGGATGTAAAGCACACTCTCATGACAAAAAACGGATAAAAACCTCTTTAGAAGAAGCTCTAGAGAACGCAATCGATGAAGATAAAGAGCACGATAAAAAGCGTAAAAAAATCTCTTCGAAAGAAACTAATAACTCCCCAGAAGAGTAA
- the truB gene encoding tRNA pseudouridine(55) synthase TruB, with protein MSTFEGILPINKPIGKTSFSLVSSLRKLTNIKTIGHAGTLDPFASGVMILLIGKPYTKLSSSFLNQDKQYLATLHLGISTDTYDLDGQITAQSPLIPTESQLEQALLEFQGTIQQTPPMFSAKKVQGKKLYDLARKGITIPRAPITITTKIELISYIYPYIQLKVDCSKGTYIRSLAHDIGTLLGSGAHLSQLNRTKSGSFQLIHCCDGQRLFETDYNWSGYLQRNSL; from the coding sequence ATGTCTACCTTTGAAGGCATTTTGCCAATAAATAAACCCATTGGCAAAACCTCTTTTAGCTTGGTATCTAGCTTACGTAAATTAACCAATATCAAAACCATTGGCCATGCAGGCACATTAGATCCCTTTGCTAGTGGTGTAATGATTCTTCTGATCGGCAAGCCCTACACCAAATTAAGCTCCTCTTTTTTAAATCAGGATAAACAATATCTAGCGACTCTTCACCTGGGCATTAGTACAGATACCTATGACTTAGATGGTCAAATCACAGCCCAATCCCCTCTTATCCCCACCGAATCACAACTAGAACAAGCCCTTTTAGAATTCCAAGGAACGATCCAGCAAACCCCTCCTATGTTCTCTGCAAAAAAAGTACAAGGCAAAAAGCTTTACGATTTAGCACGTAAAGGCATCACCATCCCACGAGCTCCCATTACTATTACCACCAAAATAGAGCTTATTTCCTACATCTACCCTTACATACAGCTAAAAGTAGATTGTTCCAAAGGCACCTACATCCGCTCTTTAGCACACGATATAGGAACCCTTCTTGGATCAGGAGCGCATCTATCTCAGCTTAATAGAACAAAAAGCGGCAGCTTTCAGCTCATCCATTGCTGCGATGGGCAGCGTTTATTTGAAACGGACTATAATTGGTCTGGTTATTTACAAAGAAATAGCTTATAA
- the nusA gene encoding transcription termination factor NusA has product MNKDLVAIFEYLEREKGIKRDVVISAIEESLYVAARKSIHGGLINVSVQVNPKTGDINVTAQKEVVELVTIPEEEISLAEARVLHPDCELGQWVDISVIPQDFGRIAAHTAGQIISQKLRHAERDVIYEEYRHRINEIVSGTVKKVIREATLIIDLGKVEAILPSRFYPKTEVYKVGDRVQALLFEVRDTENGGAEVVLSRSHPEFVAQLFSQEVPEIADDIIVIEKIVRAAGYRTKIAVSSQDTKVDPVGACVGVRGNRVKNIIRELNNEKIDIIPFSSNTTTLLSSSLAPIEIKKMIIDEQRNIITIVINDEDYPAALGKGGRNARLNGELCGSDLQIQKMSHYKATMNLERAAMASADDPTLDEPLTIEEVSSRMIIESLISAGYDTPRKVLNATPEQLAIIPEISLEMADKILEKIRKKRG; this is encoded by the coding sequence ATGAACAAAGATCTAGTCGCAATCTTCGAATATCTTGAGAGAGAAAAAGGAATTAAACGAGATGTGGTAATTTCTGCGATCGAAGAATCGCTATATGTGGCTGCTCGCAAAAGTATCCACGGCGGTTTGATTAATGTCTCTGTACAGGTTAATCCTAAAACAGGGGATATTAATGTAACAGCCCAAAAAGAAGTGGTAGAACTCGTTACTATTCCAGAAGAAGAGATCTCTCTTGCGGAAGCACGCGTGCTTCATCCTGATTGTGAATTAGGACAGTGGGTTGACATTTCTGTTATTCCACAAGACTTTGGTAGAATTGCCGCACACACAGCAGGTCAAATCATCTCTCAAAAACTACGTCATGCAGAAAGAGATGTGATTTATGAAGAATACCGTCATCGGATCAATGAAATTGTTTCGGGTACAGTAAAAAAAGTCATTAGAGAAGCAACCTTGATCATTGACTTAGGAAAAGTTGAAGCTATTTTACCTAGCCGATTTTATCCAAAAACAGAAGTCTATAAAGTAGGTGACCGAGTACAAGCCCTTCTATTTGAAGTAAGAGATACAGAAAATGGCGGAGCCGAAGTGGTTTTATCTCGTAGCCACCCTGAATTTGTTGCGCAATTATTTTCACAAGAAGTTCCCGAAATTGCTGATGATATCATTGTTATAGAAAAAATAGTGCGTGCAGCTGGCTACCGTACAAAAATCGCAGTGAGTTCCCAAGATACAAAAGTAGATCCTGTTGGAGCTTGTGTAGGAGTACGTGGGAATCGAGTCAAAAACATCATACGCGAGCTAAACAATGAAAAAATTGATATCATCCCTTTTAGCAGTAACACTACTACTTTGCTTAGCTCCTCACTAGCGCCTATTGAAATTAAAAAAATGATCATTGATGAACAAAGAAATATCATCACTATCGTGATTAATGATGAGGACTACCCTGCAGCTCTGGGCAAAGGTGGAAGAAATGCTCGTTTAAATGGAGAACTATGCGGTTCTGACCTGCAAATACAAAAAATGAGCCATTATAAAGCTACTATGAATCTGGAGCGCGCAGCAATGGCTTCTGCCGATGATCCCACTTTAGATGAGCCGCTTACCATTGAAGAAGTTAGTAGCAGAATGATTATCGAAAGCTTAATTAGTGCTGGATATGATACTCCTCGAAAAGTGTTAAATGCAACACCTGAACAATTGGCGATTATACCGGAAATCAGTTTGGAAATGGCTGACAAAATTTTAGAAAAAATTCGCAAAAAAAGAGGTTAA
- the ychF gene encoding redox-regulated ATPase YchF — translation MRELSCGIVGLPNVGKSTLWNALTKKAAAAANFPFCTIDPNVGIVEVYDPRLEVLSNISKSEKLIYSAVTYVDIAGLVKGASQGEGLGNQFLANIRESDIIIHVVRCFENDDVIHVAGKIDPIDDIEVIHLELILSDLQMVENILTKVEKQAKGKKELQDTVTVLRKARDHLNQNHPLRTLALTQEESVLLKNYPFLTNKKVLYVTNVSESDLPDMNNQYVEKVRTYAEKEGNIVVPICAKIEEEIAQLSDKDALDFLEDLGIKETGLNRLIKASFDSLGLITYLTTGKMETRAWPVKKGTKAPEAAGEIHNDLQKGFIRAEVVSFEDMVQYQGRVGAKEAGRARSEGKEYIVQDGDVIIFFHN, via the coding sequence ATGCGAGAACTTTCTTGTGGAATCGTTGGTTTACCAAATGTGGGTAAATCCACTTTATGGAATGCATTAACTAAAAAAGCTGCGGCAGCGGCAAATTTTCCTTTTTGCACGATTGATCCTAATGTAGGTATTGTTGAGGTGTACGATCCTCGATTAGAAGTGTTATCTAACATCTCTAAAAGTGAAAAATTGATCTACTCAGCTGTGACCTATGTGGATATTGCAGGACTGGTAAAAGGCGCTTCTCAAGGAGAGGGCTTAGGTAATCAATTTCTAGCTAATATCCGAGAAAGCGATATCATTATTCATGTGGTTCGCTGTTTTGAGAATGATGATGTGATCCATGTAGCTGGGAAAATTGATCCCATAGATGACATTGAAGTGATTCATTTAGAGTTGATTTTATCCGATCTGCAGATGGTAGAAAATATTCTTACTAAGGTAGAAAAACAAGCTAAAGGAAAAAAAGAGCTTCAAGATACGGTTACTGTTTTAAGAAAAGCACGCGATCATCTGAATCAAAACCACCCTTTACGCACTTTAGCCCTTACTCAAGAAGAGAGTGTTCTGCTAAAGAATTATCCTTTTCTTACCAATAAAAAAGTATTGTATGTAACAAACGTCTCCGAAAGCGATTTGCCAGATATGAATAACCAATATGTGGAAAAGGTACGCACCTATGCAGAAAAAGAAGGAAATATCGTTGTACCTATTTGTGCAAAAATAGAAGAAGAAATAGCTCAGCTAAGCGATAAGGATGCTTTAGACTTCCTGGAAGATTTAGGTATTAAGGAAACAGGCTTAAATCGCTTGATCAAAGCCTCATTTGATAGTCTTGGGCTCATTACCTATCTTACTACTGGAAAAATGGAAACTAGAGCTTGGCCTGTTAAAAAAGGAACTAAAGCACCAGAGGCTGCAGGGGAAATCCACAACGATTTGCAAAAAGGCTTTATTCGTGCGGAGGTCGTCTCTTTTGAAGATATGGTCCAATACCAAGGAAGAGTAGGAGCTAAGGAAGCAGGTCGTGCTAGGTCTGAAGGTAAAGAATACATCGTCCAAGATGGCGATGTGATTATTTTTTTTCATAATTAA
- the sctU gene encoding type III secretion system export apparatus subunit SctU: protein MAEKTEKATQKKLRDARKKGQVSKSQDFPAAFTFVVSIATTIISATYLFKLLANYMIAMFNLSKTQIDLPNRAPGIIKQAILVIFQTSVPIIVITACTGVLVNFLIIGPMFASQAMKPDIKRLNPVTNLKNLFKLKTLVELTKSILKILGALIIIYSVVWNILPDIVSTAALPVEASALVFTNFLNKVIIRIGIFFLAIAIFDLAFQKRTFAKEMMMEKFEIRQEYKDTEGDPHIKSKRRQTAQEIAYQEGPPSAKRARAIITNPIHIAVAIDYKSEADPSLEPAPRIITMGKGLVADQIIKVAQANNIPIMRNVPLAQILFEKGSIGDYIPEETYQAIAEILRWLEGLESLETSGMELFT from the coding sequence ATGGCCGAAAAAACAGAAAAGGCAACGCAAAAGAAATTGCGAGATGCGCGTAAAAAAGGACAGGTTTCCAAGTCTCAAGACTTCCCTGCTGCTTTTACCTTTGTAGTGTCTATAGCTACTACCATTATAAGCGCTACCTATCTCTTTAAACTGCTTGCAAATTACATGATTGCTATGTTTAATCTTTCTAAAACTCAAATCGATTTACCCAATCGAGCCCCAGGAATTATTAAACAAGCCATCTTAGTGATCTTTCAAACAAGTGTTCCTATTATAGTAATAACAGCTTGTACTGGTGTTTTAGTGAACTTTTTGATTATTGGACCTATGTTCGCTTCTCAAGCAATGAAGCCGGATATCAAGCGATTAAATCCTGTTACCAATCTTAAGAACCTTTTTAAGTTAAAAACACTTGTAGAGCTTACTAAGTCTATTCTAAAAATCTTAGGAGCTTTAATTATTATCTACTCAGTAGTTTGGAATATCCTACCAGATATTGTGTCTACGGCTGCACTTCCTGTAGAAGCGAGTGCTTTAGTCTTTACGAATTTTCTAAATAAGGTAATTATTCGCATAGGGATCTTTTTTCTAGCCATTGCTATATTTGACCTCGCTTTTCAAAAAAGAACCTTTGCTAAAGAGATGATGATGGAAAAATTTGAGATCCGCCAGGAGTATAAAGACACAGAAGGAGATCCTCATATTAAAAGCAAAAGGCGGCAAACCGCACAGGAAATCGCTTATCAAGAAGGCCCACCTTCTGCTAAAAGAGCAAGAGCGATTATTACTAATCCCATACACATTGCAGTAGCCATTGACTATAAATCAGAAGCAGATCCTTCTCTAGAGCCTGCCCCTCGAATTATCACAATGGGCAAGGGTCTAGTTGCTGATCAGATTATTAAGGTAGCTCAAGCAAATAATATTCCTATTATGCGGAATGTACCTTTAGCACAAATCCTTTTTGAAAAAGGATCAATTGGTGATTATATACCTGAAGAGACCTATCAAGCTATAGCAGAAATCCTAAGGTGGTTAGAAGGACTGGAATCATTAGAGACATCGGGAATGGAGTTATTTACATGA
- a CDS encoding THUMP domain-containing protein, with product MFDLLFISSAHCTQELLAKEIEELGVSDVRIGHYGIFVPKTMDNVYLVNYLSRLANRVLWPIAQFSCRHKEDLYQESRTINWDAFLTVQKTFAIDANVSHPNLRNSLFAAQVLKDAICDHFWDKCDERPSVDTKKPDLQLNLFIHKGRATISLDTSGAPLYKRGWKQEGGIATIPETLAATLLKLSGFTAKEVLCDPFCGAGTLLIEAACIATNTPAGYFRKEWGFLSHPDFDQKRWLEIKTSWDAKRIPCPSICAIGADKDPNMVALSQRHLQKTGFSKQVIVCKSEVAHFKPPCLPTLIVTDPPFGKRMMQSNDLIACFNQFLKVNCLATPFAYLLYPSDKGAQLERNGMQILKRWPLTHGGLDVSLFCVQHTI from the coding sequence ATGTTCGATTTATTATTTATTTCTTCCGCTCATTGTACGCAAGAATTGTTAGCAAAAGAAATTGAAGAGTTAGGCGTATCTGATGTTCGTATCGGTCATTATGGCATTTTTGTTCCAAAAACAATGGATAATGTGTATTTGGTAAACTATTTGAGTAGACTAGCTAATCGAGTACTATGGCCCATTGCACAATTTAGTTGCCGTCACAAAGAGGATTTGTACCAAGAATCTCGAACGATAAATTGGGATGCTTTTCTAACTGTGCAAAAGACATTTGCCATTGATGCCAATGTCTCTCATCCTAATTTGCGCAATAGCTTATTTGCAGCACAGGTGCTCAAAGATGCTATTTGCGATCATTTTTGGGACAAATGCGATGAAAGGCCGTCTGTGGATACTAAAAAGCCAGATCTACAATTGAATCTATTTATTCATAAAGGACGCGCTACTATTAGTCTAGATACCTCTGGGGCCCCTCTTTATAAGCGTGGTTGGAAACAAGAAGGTGGTATTGCTACAATCCCTGAAACACTAGCTGCTACACTGCTTAAACTATCGGGCTTTACAGCAAAAGAAGTTCTCTGTGATCCTTTTTGTGGGGCGGGAACATTATTAATTGAAGCTGCTTGTATAGCAACAAATACGCCAGCTGGCTACTTTCGTAAGGAATGGGGCTTCTTATCCCATCCAGACTTTGATCAAAAACGATGGCTAGAAATTAAGACAAGCTGGGATGCCAAACGCATACCCTGTCCCTCTATTTGCGCTATTGGAGCGGACAAAGATCCAAATATGGTAGCTTTAAGCCAAAGGCATCTACAAAAAACAGGTTTTAGTAAACAAGTGATTGTTTGCAAATCAGAGGTAGCTCATTTTAAACCTCCTTGCCTTCCTACCTTAATCGTGACAGATCCTCCCTTTGGCAAAAGAATGATGCAATCCAACGATTTAATTGCCTGCTTTAACCAATTTCTCAAAGTTAATTGTCTAGCTACCCCCTTTGCTTATCTACTCTACCCTTCTGATAAAGGCGCGCAGTTAGAAAGAAATGGGATGCAGATTTTAAAACGCTGGCCGCTTACACATGGGGGCTTGGATGTAAGCTTGTTCTGCGTTCAACATACTATCTAG
- the rbfA gene encoding 30S ribosome-binding factor RbfA, whose product MAKNRVARLNSLLKEVISEVIHKDVDNPHVNKFVSVTQVEITSDLHYAKVHISVIGDQKAKEETIKALQSAAGFIAVHSSKKVVMRYFPNLTFKLDTSVDKHSRIDAVLGKIREEQKSRKN is encoded by the coding sequence ATGGCAAAAAATCGAGTTGCAAGACTAAATTCTTTGTTAAAAGAGGTTATTTCAGAAGTAATTCATAAAGATGTGGATAATCCGCATGTGAATAAGTTTGTTTCTGTAACCCAAGTAGAAATCACCAGTGATCTTCATTATGCTAAAGTACATATCAGCGTAATTGGAGATCAAAAAGCAAAAGAAGAGACCATTAAAGCCCTGCAGTCTGCTGCGGGCTTTATTGCGGTTCATTCTTCTAAAAAAGTGGTTATGCGCTACTTTCCTAATCTTACCTTTAAGCTAGATACCTCTGTGGATAAGCACTCACGCATTGATGCTGTATTAGGAAAGATCCGAGAAGAACAAAAGTCCCGTAAAAATTAA
- the infB gene encoding translation initiation factor IF-2, whose translation MAKNLKITIKNAQLAEALKLTREKKPALQKKEEKEPSVELAPTPTVETIPSPSPVAPIVPEQQAPKEEPIQQKAPAAKIEPTYSTTKPEYRHKPQPFRANFPPQRPSFRQDTRPNTPSSSRPPYPPRTGHPSAIKRPPLSKDAPIPKASDVLKKESFKPMPRESEDKNQRSKTAHEIRPVKKAPQKTFDARDRKGLRDDLDDQGWRRRRPHHKMRSHKKEEVVIRPKELKIHLPITIKDLASEMKLKASQLVAKLFMKGVMLTLNDYLDDETTIQLLGHDFDCEITIDTTEEDRLRITDKTIKQEIQASETDELIIRPPVIAFMGHVDHGKTSLIDAIRKSNIASSEAGDITQHIGAFKCHTESGDITILDTPGHEAFSSMRARGADVTDIIVLVIAGDEGIKAQTVEAIDQAKTAGVPILVAINKCDKPNFDADNIYRQLADKDLLPEAWGGQVITVNCSAVTKQGIKEMLEMLALQAEVLELKANPKSRARGTVIESEMHKGLGPVATVLIQNGTLNLGDAIVFAQHYARVKTMHNELNKEITTAGPSSPVKITGLSGLPEAGSEFIVVKNEKEAIEIAQKRSEGQRHHNMMQQPKRVALESFLDNSIQKKVLNLILRADVQGSVEALKNSLLKIQSKKIELNIISAAVGEVSESDVQLAQNTKAMIIGFHSQVESHAENLIKTLKVTVKLYDIIYHAVDETRALMRSMLDKIPQENDVGSAEVKAIFKSSHLGIIAGCMVMDGTIKRSSQMRLLRDGQVIWKGTMQSLKRVKEDVREVSKGYECGIVLPNNNDIKVGDTFQAYEITYLDQEL comes from the coding sequence TTGGCCAAGAATTTAAAAATAACTATAAAAAATGCACAACTTGCGGAAGCTCTTAAGCTCACTCGAGAGAAAAAACCTGCACTCCAAAAAAAAGAAGAGAAAGAACCTTCGGTTGAGTTAGCTCCTACCCCCACTGTAGAAACCATACCTTCCCCTTCTCCAGTAGCGCCTATAGTCCCTGAACAACAAGCTCCAAAAGAAGAGCCTATTCAACAGAAAGCTCCTGCTGCAAAAATAGAACCTACATATTCGACAACTAAGCCAGAATATCGCCATAAACCACAACCATTTAGAGCAAATTTTCCCCCACAGCGCCCTTCTTTTAGGCAAGACACAAGACCTAATACTCCATCTTCTTCTAGGCCTCCATATCCTCCTAGAACTGGACACCCAAGTGCTATAAAAAGACCTCCTTTATCTAAGGATGCACCTATTCCAAAAGCTTCTGATGTGCTCAAAAAAGAGTCTTTTAAACCAATGCCGCGTGAATCGGAAGATAAAAATCAACGTTCTAAGACGGCACATGAAATACGACCTGTAAAAAAAGCACCACAAAAAACATTTGATGCCCGTGATAGAAAAGGCTTACGCGATGATTTAGACGATCAAGGCTGGAGAAGAAGACGCCCTCATCATAAAATGCGTTCTCATAAAAAAGAAGAAGTTGTGATTAGGCCTAAAGAATTAAAGATTCATCTGCCTATTACTATAAAAGATCTTGCTTCAGAAATGAAACTTAAAGCATCTCAACTTGTTGCTAAATTGTTTATGAAAGGGGTCATGCTCACTCTAAACGATTATTTAGATGATGAGACCACTATTCAGCTATTAGGACATGACTTTGATTGTGAAATCACCATTGATACAACGGAAGAAGACCGACTTCGCATTACTGATAAGACGATTAAACAAGAAATTCAAGCCAGCGAAACAGATGAATTGATTATTCGTCCTCCTGTAATTGCCTTCATGGGGCATGTAGATCATGGTAAAACCAGCCTGATTGATGCTATTCGCAAATCTAATATTGCTTCCTCGGAAGCTGGTGATATTACCCAACATATCGGAGCATTTAAATGCCATACAGAATCAGGTGACATCACAATTTTAGATACACCAGGTCATGAGGCTTTTTCCTCTATGCGTGCCAGGGGAGCAGATGTAACAGATATCATCGTTCTTGTTATTGCAGGTGATGAAGGAATAAAAGCCCAAACAGTAGAAGCCATCGACCAAGCTAAGACAGCTGGTGTTCCTATTTTAGTAGCCATCAATAAATGTGATAAACCAAACTTTGATGCAGACAATATTTACCGCCAATTAGCAGATAAGGATTTGCTACCAGAGGCTTGGGGCGGACAGGTCATCACTGTAAATTGTTCGGCCGTGACAAAGCAAGGAATTAAAGAAATGCTTGAAATGCTAGCTCTTCAAGCAGAAGTTCTTGAGCTAAAAGCCAACCCTAAATCTAGAGCCCGAGGAACTGTAATTGAATCAGAAATGCACAAAGGATTGGGCCCAGTTGCCACCGTACTTATACAGAACGGCACCTTAAACCTAGGTGATGCCATCGTGTTTGCTCAACATTACGCAAGGGTTAAAACCATGCATAATGAGCTCAATAAAGAAATTACAACAGCAGGCCCCTCTTCTCCTGTAAAAATTACAGGTCTTTCTGGACTACCAGAAGCTGGCAGTGAATTTATTGTTGTTAAAAATGAAAAAGAAGCGATTGAAATTGCTCAAAAACGCTCTGAAGGTCAACGTCATCATAATATGATGCAACAACCCAAACGAGTTGCCTTAGAAAGCTTTTTAGATAATTCCATACAAAAGAAAGTCCTCAACTTAATTCTACGCGCTGATGTACAGGGCTCTGTTGAAGCATTAAAAAACTCTTTACTAAAAATTCAGTCTAAAAAAATTGAACTAAATATTATCTCCGCAGCTGTTGGAGAGGTTTCTGAATCGGATGTACAACTAGCGCAAAATACAAAAGCGATGATTATCGGTTTTCATAGCCAAGTTGAGAGCCATGCAGAGAATTTAATCAAAACATTAAAAGTAACGGTTAAGCTCTATGATATTATCTATCATGCGGTTGATGAAACCAGAGCTTTAATGCGGAGTATGTTAGATAAAATTCCTCAAGAGAATGATGTAGGCTCAGCAGAAGTAAAAGCGATATTTAAGTCCTCTCATTTAGGTATCATTGCTGGTTGTATGGTAATGGATGGAACTATTAAACGCTCTTCTCAGATGCGCCTGCTACGAGATGGGCAGGTTATTTGGAAAGGAACTATGCAATCTCTTAAAAGAGTAAAAGAAGATGTGCGTGAGGTCTCCAAAGGATATGAATGTGGAATTGTATTACCAAACAATAATGACATTAAAGTAGGTGATACATTCCAAGCTTATGAAATAACTTACCTAGACCAAGAGCTATAA